Within Phycisphaerae bacterium, the genomic segment TGCGCGGCGGGTATCTGCTCAAACGTCTTCCAGGACGCGGACAGCGACGGCGTGTGCAACGTCAACGACGAATGTCCCGGTACGCCTCCCGGCGAGGAGCCAGACGCCGACGGCTGCTCGTGCAGCCAGCGTGATCCGGACAACGACGGCGTAGATGACTGCGACGACGACTGCGCGAACACGCCGGCCGGGCAGCCGGTCAATGCTCAAGGCTGCGCGTGCAGTCAGGTGAACTGCGACGACGGCGAGTCATGCACGCTCGATACCTGCCAGGCGGGCGTCTGCTCGAATGTCTTCCAGGATGCCGACAGTGACGGCGTTTGTGACACCATCGACCGGTGTCCTGGATTCGACGACAACCTGGATACAGACGGCGATGGCTTCCCCAATGGGTGCGACGAGTGTCCGACGGAAAACTCCTCCGCCGTGGACTTCGACGAAGACGGTTGCCTGGATGGGACATTCAATCTGGATATTCGGCCCAACCAGTGCCCGAACTCCCTGACCGCCTCGAGCAGCGGTTTGATGCCCGCCGCGCTGCTCGGCATGTCCGGGTTCGATGTCCGCCAGGTGGACGTCGCGACGCTCCGGCTGACGCGCGCCGACATCGTCTCGGGCGAAGTCGCCCCGCATAACGGACAAGCCAGTGTCGGCGACGCCGGCGCTCCGACTTCCCAGACGCTCTGCGCCTGCAATGATACGAACGCCGATGGAATCGACGATCTTGATGTGCGGTTCAGGCTGGACGACACAATCGCCGCCCTTCAGTTGGCCGGAATCCCCGACTACACGGAGGTCCCGCTCAAGCTGAAAGGACAATTCCTCAACGGGACGCCCTTTGCGGCCATCGATTGCGTGACGATTCTCCCGCCGACGACCGAACCGTAGAACGCAGGCGAAAAAGCCCCCGTCGCCACTGGCCTGCGCCAAGATAGGCCCTTAGCCTGTGCGTTACCATGCTCAGGCCCTATCTCGAACTCCCGCGGGCGATCTACATCCTCTGCCTCGGCACGCTCATCAATCGCGCGGGCACCTTTCTCATTTCGTTCCTCACCTTTTATCTGAAGGAGTCGCTGGGCTTCGATACCGACTTCGCCACTTTCGCGATGGGCGTGTTCGGATTCGGATCGATCGCCGCCGCGCTCACCAGCGGGCATCTCGCCGATCGCATCGGTCGGCGAACGGTCATGGTCGGCAGCCTGCTGGGGGCCTCGGCCATCCTGATGTTCTTCGGTCGCCTGACGTCGCCCTGGGCGATTATCACGGCGATCTTTCTTTTTGCTTTCATCAGCGACATGTACCGCCCCGCGGCCGCGGCCATGATCGCCGACATCGTCGAACCGGTCCGGCGGCCCGCCGCCTACGGGCTGATGTATGTGACCGTCAACCTCGGCATGGCTATCTCTCCCCTCGTCGGCGGATACATCGCCGAATACTCCTATCAATGGCTCTTTTACGGCGATGCCCTGACCAGTTCGGCCTACGCGGCCATTCTCTTCATGGCCATCCGCGAAACGCTGCCGAAGCGCAGCGCCGCTGCGGCTGCCGGGGAACCCTCGCACCACGAATCCCCGGGCGAGCACCTCTCCATCGGCGCCACGGCCCTGCGCATCCTCCGCGATCGCCCCTTTGTGATCTTCTGCCTGGCGACGCACCTGATCGGCATCACCTACATGCAGTCCCACACGACGCTGCCGTTGCACCTGGGCTCGCTCGGATTTGGACCCAGAGCTTACGGCCAGATCGTCTCGGTCAACGCCGCGCTGATCGTCTTGGTGCAACTGCCCTTTACGACCTATTTGCTTCGCTTCCGCCGGGAGGCGGTCCTCGTCGTCAGCGCTGTCATCACCGCCGTCGGCTTCGGCCTTACCGGTCTCGCTGTCACGGGGTGGCAATTTGTATTCACGGTCGTGGTCTGGACGATTGGCGAGATGATGCAGTCCCCCTACATGCAGACGACGGTCGCCGACCTGGCCCCCAAGTCGCTGCGCGGCACCTACATGGGCGTCTTCACGATGTCCTTCGCCAGCGCGCTCATGGTCGGCTCACCGGTCGGCGGGCAAATCCTCAAGCACCTGGGCTCCGGCGCGTTATGGACCGCGTGTTTGCTCTTCGGATTGACAGGCGCGGCGCTGTACCACTCCATCCGCCA encodes:
- a CDS encoding MFS transporter, whose protein sequence is MLRPYLELPRAIYILCLGTLINRAGTFLISFLTFYLKESLGFDTDFATFAMGVFGFGSIAAALTSGHLADRIGRRTVMVGSLLGASAILMFFGRLTSPWAIITAIFLFAFISDMYRPAAAAMIADIVEPVRRPAAYGLMYVTVNLGMAISPLVGGYIAEYSYQWLFYGDALTSSAYAAILFMAIRETLPKRSAAAAAGEPSHHESPGEHLSIGATALRILRDRPFVIFCLATHLIGITYMQSHTTLPLHLGSLGFGPRAYGQIVSVNAALIVLVQLPFTTYLLRFRREAVLVVSAVITAVGFGLTGLAVTGWQFVFTVVVWTIGEMMQSPYMQTTVADLAPKSLRGTYMGVFTMSFASALMVGSPVGGQILKHLGSGALWTACLLFGLTGAALYHSIRHDIRAPREAPIE